The sequence below is a genomic window from Salvelinus sp. IW2-2015 linkage group LG10, ASM291031v2, whole genome shotgun sequence.
ttattattaaaccttGTCACTAAGGCCCCTTCAGCTAACCTGGTGTGACCATGTTCCTCTTGTCCTCCTTGAAGCCCTGCAGGGTGTTGAGGCCACTCTGCAGCCGGTTGGACATCATGCCCAGCTTCACAGGGCAGTAGCCCACATCTGTAGAGATAAGAGTTAATTGAGAAAGAGGCTCATTTACAATTAAAAGCTGATGATTTTATTACACTCGTTAGGTTCATCAGAAAGATAGAGTTGATGACAGTTGGAATCAATCATGGATTCCGGTTTTCCCCATGTTGCACAAATAGAAATGGATATAGCGCAACTAGCTAATTGCGGCCGTGACTGACTGGACCCACCTCCAGCAACAAGATCAACTGGGTTCAGGATTGCCAGTGTGGTGGAACCATCAGACTTTCTCCTCTCAAAGTCCAGCTACATAACCAAATAAAACAATAGTTMTATTATTACATTAGGGAACATAAATATGTTCACTAAATTAGACCATACATTTCCTTTATTGTAGATGGGGTAAGAGAGCTTGGTTGGCCTAAACAGTTTAAGCCAATTCCATAGCCCATGGCTCTCACCTCACTCTCCAGCCCTCTGTTGGACAGTTTGCCTCCTGAATCGTCAATGAGCTTGCGGATCTCCTCAAGCTCCTTCTCTGCCTGACTGACGACCTTGGACACTTTGTCTTTGGAGTCGTTGTCTTTCCTGGAAGTATTGGAGAACACAGAGTATAGAGGAGTAGGAGACTGAACTTAACTGATTCCTAGGGTTTCATTGCTCAATACCAAAAAAGGATCAGCAGAAAATAGGAATTTATTTTGCTGGCAGCCATTAGTGATtacaatacattttgaaacaGTCATAACATCTAAATCTAATAGAGAATACATTTCATGCTATAGCTACAGTACATGTTCCCAATGAATATGCTGCCAGTATACTTTCAATCAAATCTTATAAGTCCTCATGCAAaagcatttcaaataaaaatgtatttgtcacacgctccaaatacaacaggtgtagaccttagtgaaatgcttacttacaagcccttaaccaacaatgcagttaagaaaataccttaaaGAACAGAATTTTCTACCCATTACACCTCAGTGGGGTTTACAAGGACAACAACTCCTAGGTTTCAGAGAGTGATTGGTGTGAAAGGTGCTGCATAGTGCTGACTGAACACAAGACCTGACACGCTCAAAGGCATTCCTTTCATTATCTCTCATCCTCCAGCCAGTCTGTGGAAAGAACTGATCCACCAAACACTTGGGAGAACAAGCCCACAGCACTTGGACACTATCCATGACTTAACATTAGTGTGTAATACTGCTTGCTTGCTTCCTGGTTGGAATCTGTGTTTGGTAAATAGCCGAGAACAGCTTCTCACAGTCTAAGCTATGAACAAGCACCGTAACCCCTATCTGAAGTCTATATATTAGTTTATGTAAATTGTGTCTGAGACCAATATCCATATATGATGACTCTCCAAGCAATTAATAACTAAAAGCATATTGTCAGTGTTCATGTGCAGGGTAAAGTTATCACGGTACCTGGGAGTGTTTGGTACAGACTGGGCAGTCTCGCTAGGATCTGTGGGGCTGGGGCCATCTTTACACTGGTCCATGCTTGAGTTTCCCACCTCTCCAGTCTTACTTAACTGGTTGGCTGGGTTCTCTAGGTCAGCCATGAACTCAATACTCTGCCTCAGGCTCTCAAGCCTCTCCTGTGGGACAGCGGGAGAGACAAGAGTTGACTCAGTGTTTCACCGCAATTTACGCCACAATCTGTCGTGTTCCAATCTCAGGGTCTTGTGATTAGTGTTCTGGGGCCCcaattatcaacaacaaaaaaacattgtggTGAAAATTCATATCTAAACATTCAGGGGTATGAATATGGTGCCCTCTGCTGTTCGTATGTGGCAACTAGTGATTGTCACCCAGGCACACATATGGCCAGTTTCCTatacacagattaagcctaaccCAGGACCAAAACCCATTCTCAAGGGAAGATCCCATGTGTATGTGTCAAATTTACTTCTGTAGAGGCACTCCGCTTACCGGGCGGAGGATCTTCATGCCAGAGTGGAGCAGCTTCCTGGCAGCTTTGTGGTAAATGGTCTCTGGCTTGTTGTAGATCATAGCATTCTCACACATGATCCTGAAGTCCTCCTGTATCAATGGAGACACACGGCAGTCAGTCACTGGACTCTGTATATGTTTAACATTGGTTTTCTATTTAATCAACACTTCAGGCTTGATTGTCAATCAATCCACTGCTTTAGAATGACAGACGACTAAATAAAGCTATTCTGAAAGTTATTTGTCAAGAAGGTAGTGCAGCTGACAGGTGTACCTTGAGCTCCTCTAGTGACTGGTAAAACTCATTCTTGACTTTCTCCTTCATTGCGCTGAAGTCCATGGGCCGCTTGATGATCGTGGAGTAGCCAGGAGCGATGAGGTCAGTCACAGGGAACGAGAAAAACGCACTTGGGTCTTTCCTACAAGAGAAAGTCAGTTGTTGCTTTGTTAGGCCTCAATGCAACAactattttaccaggtaagttgactgagaacacattctcatttacagcaacgacctagggaatagttacaggggagaggggggggatgaATGATCCAATTGGAAGctagggatgattaggtggccagattgagaatttagctaggacaccaggtttttattttactaggcaagtcattaagaacaaattcttatttacaatgacggtcaaaccctaacgacgctgRGCCAAACGTGAGCCGCCcaacgggactcccaatcacggctggttgtgatacagcctggMatcgaaccagggcctgtagtgaagATACTCTTACGATAattgccatgggatctttagtgaccatagAGAGTCATCGGGTtatgtttagaccagaggaaacaGACTGCTAATCAATTCAACGACAATTTCTTAGTAACAAGCTTCACCTTTGGAGCTGTCTGATGAGTTGACTCAAGGCTTCCTGCAGTGGGGTCAGTTCTTTCTCTGAGAATGAGAAAAAAAGCACacgagagagtgagggagtgaggtgGGTAAAGAAAGAGATTAAGAAAGATAAATGGTTAAAATGACTTCATAtatcaatagaaattaatggcCAAGAAAGGATTATGGAAAAGTGGCAGCCATTGTAGAAACTGGCAAGTAAGTTACCTTCCACTTTATTCAAGGAGGATGCCAGATCTGAATGGATAGGGGTCCTGCTCGCCTCCCTATCATCCCAGTCTGTATCAGCGTCCTGtcccttcttcttctttgtcATCTAAATGCACCATATAAACATGTTTGTTGACACGAAATTATCATTTTTGATAGATCACCTAAGAGTCTATTGGCCAAATAAACCCCTTTTTGAATTCCGAAAATCAAAAGCCACTTCAACATTTAAGTATTGGGCTCTTGGGCAAATCCATGTGGTCAGAGCTGAATTCCCCAACAGGATGGTCTCTGCTCCACTCAGTTGGTGGAGTTCATCAGACACTTAAACATAGGTGGAGTTTAGTCAGCTAGCACCACCCATGGCATGCCATGGAATGAAATGGCAGCTAGTCTCCCCTAGACATTCCCCTCAAAAACAGTACACAAAAGGTAAACATGGGCTGTAATGAAAATATGGATTCCCAAACTCGATCCTTTCCTTATcccctttcttcttctttttcttgtcCTTGTGTTTCTCTAAATCTGGATGTTCATCAAATGTGTTTTCAAAGCTCGAGCTTCCAGTCGTCACCTCATTTCCAGCAACCTTGAGAACCAATTTAAGTGGTCTCTCCCCGTACTCTGTAGATGGGACACATTGGGTTAGCTTTAAGTATATTCCCAAATATTTGATCGTAACCAACTCAAGTTGCTGCTGACAGTTCGCTAGCCAGCTCGCTCAACTGTGAGGTATCCAACTAGTTAGCTAACTTAACTTGCTATGTTGCAAACAacaacgttagctaacgttacctcccTACCTGGCTAAAATATGTAAATTAGTATAacttagcagctagctagccatttcaaagTTCAATCTTTGGTTCAATGCATTTGGATAAATGATAAGGCGGACAGCAATAATCGAATTAGATAGCTATATTTTAACATCTGTCAATTAGCTAACATTAATGAGTTCGGTACATATCAtatgacttagctagctaacttgcagtGAATTCAAATGGGTGATTATGCGTTAGCTAAACGAAGCGCAAGCCTTTTaattgtccaatcaattcaaCCAATAACAGCGCATTGGCGACCTAAATGTGTCTTACCTTCATATTTTTCAGACTTGTGCTTTTTATGCTTCTTGCCCATTATTTRTATGGTTAGAATCTTTACGCTAGCTAACAACAATGttattctttgttttctctccTGGAAGGGATAGCAATCGATTGCAGAGTGCTTGTTTGGTGCAGCGCCGCATGTCGGCTGGAGGTAAAATCACATTATTTTATAACCATGTGCAATGTTTATTTGTAGATAAGCCAAACAAACAGTGTCCGTGTTGTAtgtttttactgtattttttattttatttattttattgtgttagaaatagtcccaggctgtatcacatcctgtCGTGATTGGATGTTCcaaagggcagcgcacaattggcctagcgtcatctgggtttggccgggtaggccgtcattgtaaataagaatttgttgtgaactgacttgccaagttaaataaaggttatatatatttatattttaaatgaCATAAGAATGTATCAACTTTAGTTACCTGTAGGGGGTGTGATTAACACAGTATTGGTCTCAAGGTTTTCCTAAGACTTCTAAACTGGACAGCGGAATCAGAAGCAATGTAGGCCTATAGtacatttgttcatttttttttattttttatttatttcacctttatttaaccaggtaggccagttgagaacaagttctcatttacaactgcgacctggccaagataaagcaaagcagtgcgacaaaaacacagagttacacataaacaaatgtacagtcaataacacaatataaaaatatatgtacagtgtgtgcaaatgtagaagagtagggaggtaaggcaataaaWaggccatagaggcgaaataattacaatttagcattaacactggagtgatagatgtgcagatgatgatgtgcaagtacagatactggggtgcaaaagagcaagaggataaataacaatatgcggatgaggtagttggttgtgctatttacagattggctgtgtacaggtacagtgatcggtaatcTGGTcggacagctgatgcttaaagttagatagggagatataagactccagcttcagtgatttttgcaattcgttccagtcattggcagcagagaactggaaggaaaggcggccaaaggaagtgtttgctttggggatgaccagtgaaatatacctgctggagcgtgtgctatgggtgggtgttgctatggagaATTCCACACCACCCATGGAGttagcaggagcaggtaccccggtccgaggggtcgaggagcgcgtccGAGAACACTTGGCGATGCTGCAACATCTCGGCGCCACGATGGATTGcgttgtccagaccatggaccacgaccagcacaaccggggttaCCACTACCCGTCCCTCCTATATCCGGTCCTAGTGGGATGCGTCTcgcccttcccagggagtatgatgggacggcagcacggtgccaggggttcctattacagctggacctatacctggccaccgttcacccggctccctcgggaagggagagggtgtccgccctcgtctcgtgcctctcggggagagctctggagtgggaaAACGCTGTGTGGGGAAaaggagatgcggcgttggaccacttcgaggagttcacccgAAGGCAGGGAATGTctcttccacctgaggcaggggacgaggagcgcccaggagttcgccctggaattTCGGACCTTGGCCACCGGAGCAGgttggaacgacagggccctcatcGACCACTGCCGATGCAGCCTGCGCGAGGATGTCCGTCGGGaattggcctgcagggatgcctccatcacctttgaccagctggtggatctgtccattcggttggataacctgctggtcaccYGCGGACATCCAGAGAGGGCTCTGTCRGTTCTAGCTTCCAGCACCCCCGCTCCGGTgcctatggagctgggaggggctgcgttcagggagaccggaggaggggccttcacgtgcaccatctgtggccgcagagggcacactgatggtcggtgccgggttggtgcctctgggagtcgaggcagcaggcagggctctctggcgtcaccccaggtgagtttgcaccactctcatccagagccctctgttgtcCACCTGTTTGTGCATGTTTTTTYCCccgagttttccccgcattcccagaaTAAGGAGCTcatcgattcaggcgcggctgggaattttatcgacagagcattcgcccttagtttagggatccccattgttcctgtggtTAGACCCTTCCCGGTAcacgctctggatagtcgaccattagggtccgggttTATTAGGGAAGCCACCATCtccctgggcatggtgacgcaggggggtcacgaggagagaatcagtctcttcctcattgactctcctgcgtttcccgtggtactaggccttccctgCTTAGCTCGTCATGGCCCCACtatttcatggcaacagagggctctcacggggtggtcgcgggagtgctcggggaggtgtgtaggggtttccattggtgctaccacggtggaaaatccagaccaggtctccaccgtgcgcatcccccctgaatatgccgatttggatTTATTCTGGTAGATGCCGCACTtaccaggagtcacgtgtatcccctgtcgcaagcggagacggcggctatggagacatatgtctctgaatccctgcgtcaggggtacattcggtccttcacttcacccgcctcctcgagtttcttttttgtgaagaagaaggagggaggtctgcgcccgtgtattgactatcgaggtctaaatcaaatcacggtgaggtacagttgcccgctacctctcatcgccacRgcgattgagtcaatgcagtgggtgcgcttcttcactaaactggatcttaggagcgcttacaacctggtgYgtatccgggagggagacaagtggaagacggcgttcagtaccacctcagggcattatgagaaCCTAGTCATGCCGTacaggttgatgaatgctccatcagtcttccaatcctttgtagacaaMATTTTCAGGGACCTGCMcgggcagggtgtagtggtatatatcgatgacattctgatttactccgctacacgcgccgagcatgtgtccctggtgcgcagggtgcttggacgactgttggagcatgacctgtacgtcaaggctgagaaatgccggttctttcagcaggccgtctccttcctagggtatcgcatttccacctcaggggtggagatggagagtgaccgcatttcagccgtgcataATTGGCCGAcccccaccacggtaaaggaggtgcagcagtttctagggtttgccaattactaccggagattatTCCgtggttttggccaggtggcggctcccattacctcactgctgaaggggggtcctgtatgtttgcagtggtcggctgaggcggacagggMTTTTGGGCACctaagggctctgtttacctcagctcccgtgctggcccatccggatccctctttggcgttcatagtggaggtggacgcgtccgaggctgggataggatccgtgctctctcagcgctcgggcacgccaccaaagttccgcccctgtgccttcttctcgaagaagttCAGCCCGGtggagcggaactatgatgtggaggaccgggagctgttggctgtggttaaggctttgaaggtgtggagacattggcttgagggggctaaacacccttttctcatctggactgaccaccgcaacctggagtacatccgggcagcgaggagactgaatcctcgtcaggcaaggtgggccatgttttttacccgttttgtgttcaccctgtcctacagaccaggttcccaaaatgtgaaggcagacgcactgtcccggctgtatgacacagaggagaggccCATGGGTCAGACTCCCATACTCcaggcctcctgcctggtggcgccggtcaTATGGGATctggacattgagcaggcgttacgtacagagcccgctcccctccagtgtcccgtcgGGCGTCTGTAGGTTCCGTCTactgtccgtgaccagttgatctattgggcccacacgtcaccctcctctggtcatccggggatcggtcggacggtgcgatgtctgagtgggaagtactggtgacctaccttggcaaaggacgtgagggtttatgtttcctcctgctcggtgttcgcccagtgtaaggctcctagacacctgcYCAGAGGTAAGCTacatcccttacccgttccacaacggccttggtcacacctgtaggtggattttctgaccgatcttcctctctcacagggaaacaccacgttcctggtcgttgtggatMatttctctaagtcctgtcatctcctccctctgcccggtctccctacRgccctacagactgcggaggccttgtttacacacgtcttccggcactacggggtgcctgaggatatagtgtctgatcgaggtccccagttcacttcgagagtttggagggcgttcatggagggtctaggggtctcgatcagccttacctcaggttttcaccccgagagtaatgggcaggtggagagagtgaaccaggatgtgggcaggtttctgcggtcttataGTGGGCggcttcgtgccctgggcagagatggagcagaactcgctccgccactcctccactaacctctcccctttCCAGTGCGTATTGGGGTAacagccggttctggcgccgtggcatcagagtcagaccgaggctcctgcggtggacgactggKTCAGGcgtgcggaggagacatgggaggccGCCCATGCTCACCTCCGTGCTGCCGTGCTGCGCCAAAAAAACAGCGCGGACCGTCACTGCAGTGAGGCCCCGGTATTcacaccgggggaccgggtctggctctcgacccgaaacctgcccctgccctgccggaagctgggtccgcggtttgtgtgGCCATTTAACGTCCTGAAGAGAGTGAACGAggtgtgttacaggttacagcttccccccgattactgaattaacccctcgttccatgtgtctctccttagACCGGTGGTGGttggtccgctccaggagtctgaggtacgGGAGGGTCAtctgccccctctggacatcgaaggggccccggcgtactccgtttgGTCCATCATGGATTCGAGGCATTGGGCAAGGGGCCTTCaatacctcgtggagtgggaggggtacggtccggaggagaggtgctggcttccggtggaggacgtgttggacccttcaatgctgcgggagttccaccatctccggccggatcgccctgcgcctcgccStccgggtcgtccccgaggccggtgtcgctGGAgatgctggagccgcgcgtcaagggggggtactatcatgacttccgccgaagtcggctcctctccttgtttgggtggcgttcggcggtcgacctcaccggtcttctagccatcgtcgctcCACTTGTCATTGTTCCACttgtcattgttccatttgttttgtcttgtttccccgcacacctggtttac
It includes:
- the LOC111969537 gene encoding LOW QUALITY PROTEIN: bromodomain-containing protein 7-like (The sequence of the model RefSeq protein was modified relative to this genomic sequence to represent the inferred CDS: inserted 1 base in 1 codon), producing the protein MGKKHKKHKSEKYEEYGERPLKLVLKVAGNEVTTGSSSFENTFDEHPDLEKHKDKKKKKKGDKMTKKKKGQDADTDWDDREASRTPIHSDLASSLNKVEEKELTPLQEALSQLIRQLQRKDPSAFFSFPVTDLIAPGYSTIIKRPMDFSAMKEKVKNEFYQSLEELKEDFRIMCENAMIYNKPETIYHKAARKLLHSGMKILRPERLESLRQSIEFMADLENPANQLSKTGEVGNSSMDQCKDGPSPTDPSETAQSVPNTPRKDNDSKDKVSKVVSQAEKELEEIRKLIDDSGGKLSNRGLESELDFERRKSDGSTTLAILNPVDLVAGDVGYCPVKLGMMSNRLQSGLNTLQGFKEDKRNMVTPVSYMNYGPYTSYAPAYDSSFANIGKEDTDLIYSFYGEEXSLQGSESLSEFLSKSZDHMYKLADNLLDALINGEHSKTLRETCPDEQGPTETSETGDKDMEVVEPEASKQAVSRLASLGSVIGLNFLNPPDLLSEEAQHFQQKLDETTKLLRELQEAQRERLSVKQPLNICLLAPTTKELQLAENVTGNLAQLTSQVAPGDVSSVYGIRRAMGIAIPLEADEPLIDLTTVDAEPMDTVPEVQQIPVIAV